In Natronogracilivirga saccharolytica, the following are encoded in one genomic region:
- a CDS encoding T9SS type A sorting domain-containing protein — protein sequence MKIKLLLCLFVAAFFGMQQAAAQNYIVIEDFEDPDGVTIPLNDMTGGEAVEEDDVYEVVENPDPSDVNPSDQVLQYTRAHDGVPWGGFWSEVWEPLDMDEMKYTHYQVWKPRISPVVFKVEGSEETEDFEFESMEEQTVTEGWETMTFHYPDAAGEYPVIAVMPDFADPVDLDENIVIYLDNIILSDSPDDPIATAAEQNELPVHLALKQNYPNPFNPTTNIRFELNSSDHVTLNVYDIQGQRITTLINNEFRNPGEHEVHFNAEGLPSGKYFYRLETSERSITRAMTLVK from the coding sequence ATGAAGATCAAATTACTGTTGTGTCTGTTCGTTGCGGCTTTTTTCGGAATGCAGCAGGCTGCGGCTCAGAATTACATTGTTATAGAGGATTTTGAAGATCCGGATGGTGTTACGATTCCGCTGAATGACATGACCGGCGGTGAAGCGGTTGAAGAAGATGATGTTTACGAGGTTGTAGAAAACCCGGATCCGAGCGATGTCAATCCCTCCGACCAGGTCCTGCAGTACACCAGAGCTCATGACGGTGTGCCCTGGGGCGGTTTCTGGAGTGAGGTTTGGGAACCGCTTGATATGGATGAAATGAAATACACCCATTATCAGGTCTGGAAACCCCGTATCAGTCCGGTAGTATTCAAGGTAGAAGGCAGTGAAGAAACGGAAGACTTCGAGTTTGAATCCATGGAAGAGCAGACCGTAACCGAAGGTTGGGAGACCATGACGTTCCACTACCCCGATGCCGCAGGTGAATACCCGGTTATCGCTGTCATGCCGGATTTTGCCGATCCCGTAGATCTGGATGAAAATATTGTTATCTATCTGGACAACATCATCCTCAGTGATTCACCGGATGATCCGATTGCCACTGCTGCCGAGCAGAACGAGCTTCCCGTTCACCTGGCGCTCAAGCAGAACTATCCCAACCCGTTCAACCCGACTACGAACATCCGGTTTGAACTGAACAGTTCGGATCACGTAACACTGAACGTGTACGATATTCAGGGCCAGCGCATTACAACGCTGATCAATAATGAATTCCGCAACCCGGGCGAACATGAAGTCCATTTCAACGCCGAAGGACTCCCGAGCGGAAAATATTTCTATCGCCTCGAAACATCCGAGCGTTCCATCACTCGTGCCATGACCCTGGTCAAGTAA